The Nicotiana tomentosiformis chromosome 2, ASM39032v3, whole genome shotgun sequence genome includes the window AATTTAGGCACCAGCACTGCAATTGTTCATGCCATCTAGGGGCCTTGTTTTTTAGCACAAGTGACTCTCCGAGAGGCATCGACGCAGTTGAACTTGAAATACCAGCCGAGCTGACATCTTTAGCTAGCTCCTTTGCATCTGAAACTGATGGAGGAGATGGCTTCTCACCAAAAGGCTGTGGAAATGATGTTGGTGTTGGAGCAGTGCCTCCTTCTTGGATAGAAGAGAAAGGAATAGAATGCATAGCGCAATGCATTCTCCTAGGTCCTCTTGTACGGAGAACATTGAGTTCATAGGAGATGGTGGCGATACTGTAGTTGCAAGCAGGTACTGTTGGAGATACCTGCTTTGCACGGAATCTCCGACTATGTCGACAATGTTCTTGAATAGATGCATCAGTTGGGGGTTTGCTATCATATATGGTGAACTTGGTCCCAAGAAAGTTAGACCTGTTCAAATTGTTTTGGACACTATTATTAACAAAATGAAAGGACAACAACTTCGACAAGTACTTTGGAAAGGTGGTTAGGCACAAGCGATGAGAAGACAGTTAGGAGTTTGATAGAACTTGCCTCAATTTCCCAAGGTATGTATTGCTCGCTCGAGAAAAATCATCTGCAACCAATGAAATTACAAAATCTGTGCTTGTTGCCCTCCTGATCCTTCTGGCAGCCAGCAATAGCTTATCACTCTCGTCCTCAGCTGTCATGAAATAAATTTCAGATGTGTAACTTGTACAAATATTATCCAACGAAAAATTATAGACCAGTGTCACAAAGGACCCAGCAACCTAGGTGTAAGTAATTCATAAAAACTAGCATTTTGGAGGtttacaagatgaaaatctattTATCGATCAAATATACAAGTTATATCTTCAAGCTGGCAACAAGGGACACAATCATTGAAGAGGATATCAATTTCATTATGCAGtgtcaaaaggaaaagaagaacaGGAATACGACTTACATGGAGTCAAGCCAAAGTAGAGGCGATAAACTGAGTTATCTCTGTCCCGTTTGATAAAGCAATGGATTGGGGATTCACGGGGACCAGGCTGGTTCAAAGCAGAACAGAAACGAAAGAGATACTTTCTTAATTTTATTTGACATTGACAATAGGAACAAGATGCTAATTGAACAGAGTAAGAATAAATTACCTGCTTCAGCGAAATGGGAAAGGTAAGTTTACCACATTCCTCAGGAGTCCTGACAATCTCTTTTGTAACTCCCCTCCATGACTTGCAAACAGATGCACAAAAGACAACCACAGTTCGAGCAGGCCAAGTTGTCTCACTCTCTTCAACCCTACGGATTATATCCAGAAGTAGCTCTGGTGGTAAATTTGCCCATTGCCCTTGTTCAATTTGATCAAAAGGGGCCACATCGGGGGCTATATGCGACCGGGTTCTGTTGCGCCAGTGCCTTCCTTCCACTCCCCTCCTCGATATATTCCCTATCCCATCTTTCATCTCCCGCAGCTCACGGACAATGCTCTTGAAGGACATTTCTTTTGATCACATCAACTAATCTCTCCTTCAGTGGCGTGGCAAAAAGATTTAGTACAACAAAGCAGCGGAGTTGCTGTATATAACCATCAACTAAATACTCTTTTGATATGATAAACCTCGCCTCCCCAAACCCCTTACCCAGAACCTAAAAGTAACCTTTCCCACTTTGCTCCCTTGGTGCTCGGAACACAACCATAATCCTAACAACTAGGCTATCATTCCCTTATCTATCTCGAGCTAATAATTATGCAAAAGAATAGCACCCAAAGGAgcggcctagtggtcaatgaagtgggtgaaaACTAGAGTTCAAATCTTAGCAGTGGCCAGAATTACTCAGCACATGTGCTGGTGGAGGTAGCAGAACCCGGTATAGCCAAAGTGGCGCGCAAGTTTTATAAGAAAAAGtgcaaaagaataaaaaaaatccCCTTTTTAGCTACATATAACATATCTTCAGCTAGCAGATCTTACAATGTGGTTTAACCTCTATGTTTAATTAAAAGAGATTATCTCAATGTTTTTAATGAAGAATTAAACCCAATTTTTTCTCCATCTTTGCCCCTGCTCGTTAGGGTAGGGGTTGTGGAAAATGAAACAGTTACACGCACAAAAATCAAAACATTATAATATTTCCACCATTTTTTGCTTAATCCACGAATAAAAATCAAAACTTTATGAATCAAGTAACCCCAGTTCGACAATTGTGACAACAATCCTAATTCAAATCCAGAAAAAAAAATGCCAGTTTCCTTAACAATAAACAATGAATTAAAAAAAGAAgcccaaaaatacaaaaaaagtgGGATCCCCAGAAGATAAATCTGACGAAAAACAGAGCGCAACGAGGAGACAAAAAGGAACAATTTTTAGAGCTGGCAAAGCAATAATAAGGAAAAGGAGCAAAACCTGAGTAATTGGTGCAAAGAAGAAGAAATCAGATCATTATTTCTCTGGATCAGCTATGCATTATTTTGTGGCATTCCCACATCGCCGGAACCACCACCAAAACCGCCGTTTGCTCCGCCACCAAAAGTGTCACAAGCAGTCCTCAAATGTGATAGATACAGTTTAACGAGATATGCGTATTATCAGCAGCGTATGTTCAACTTTCAAGGTACGTACCCCCACCCACCAAATATTTTCGATTTTTGAGGGAGTTAAGGTACTTCACTTTAATCCACACAATTATACTACTCTATTTTTGTTCTTGCTGCTTCTGCCTTCTAGGAATGAGAAAAAggttaatttatttttttgtaataGGGAAATTATTGGCTACGATTAGCTGTGGTACCAAAAAGTATGCGTTACGCGTGGTCTTGGCTAAACCAAGAAAATGGATATCACTAGTCAATGGTCAAGCTCATTGAAAAATCAATATATTTACTCCAAATGTCCAAATATATcaatgtacttttgaaaatggtttAATAAtacctctcgttatactattggattATTTATACCCCTGTattcatactttgggttcaaatatacccctcatttaaacggaaggACACATGTTATCGTCCTGTTaaccaattctaaatatctcctaattaattaaaaagatcaATTACCTATACccgaaaatcaattttctaaagcaattttttttgtaaaatctgGAAAAACTGaatttgtttttactaaaaactgaaaaaatgaaaatattttttttccagtttattacaaaaatattgctttaaaaaaataaaaaatattttctaaaataatatttttgtaaaaactgaaaaagaaaaattgaaaagtaattttctaaagcaatgtttttataaaaaatggaaaaaactgaatgtttttttttattaaaaactgaaaaaaaaaattgaaaatatgttttccagtttttagaaaaatactgctttaaaaaaaactaaaaaataatttctaaagcaattgtttttgtaaaaactaaaaacaaaagCTGAAAAGCAATtctctaaagcaatgtttttgtaaaaactgaaaaaaaaaaaaaaaattccagtttttagttttaaaaaattattttttccagtttttaattgctttagaaaattgcttttcagttttgtttcagtttttacaaaaacattattttagaaaatatttttcagtttttttatagCAGTTTTTTtgcaaaaactgaaaaaaaatattttcgtttttttcagtttttagtaaaaagaaatcagttttttttagtttttacaaaaaaaaattgctttagaaaattgattttcgggtatgggtaatgggtctttttaattaataaggaaatatttagaattggccaacatgACGATGAGACGTGTCCTttcgtttaaatgaggggtatatttgaacccaaaatatGACTGCAggagtatagataacccaatagtataacgaggggtattcttagaccatttttaaAAGTACATGGGTAAATTTGGACAATTGCCGATATATTTATGTTAAGCAAATGAAGACATATATATTTCTTGCATATGAATTTTAACTTATTACAAAGTAAATGAATATGTATTCACATTTTGATTTGtgatttttataattaaattatctAATTTTACGTAAACAATAAGTATAGATAAATATCTTTTTTGAATTTAGTGGCCCCTTAATTTTATCTCTATTTTCATCTTCGTATATGATATTCATGTGTCTCAATGAGTAGCCAGAAATTAAAACACTATAATTATGGGAATTTGAATTTCAGTGCTTCCTAATAAATTATACTAAGTGAGGGACAATTTATGTCTCAATATAAATTTACCCTTTTCTTTTGTAGACATCTTATGGAAGACTTTAAAAAGACTTGTAATGGGAGGAATAAAGGGACAAATATTGACTATCATAGGGGGAAAAGGTAAAAGGTAAAAAGATTCTTAATAAGATTTTGTATTTGAAAAAGATCTTAATAATTATAGAGTATGTAAGCATATAACATGGCAACATCATGACCTGGTTTCAATAGCTTTATGCCTTTCTCATTATAATAATTGCTTAAAATTTATGATATTGTTTTCTTATTCATATCTATATGATCCCTTTCTCAAATTTGGAGAATTGATCAATTAAATTGCATCCTTTATGTTTGTTCAGGGATGATAAGTTTGAATGCGGTAATATGTCTTATCGACAATTCTTAGAATTGataatttttgagattttatataaatattatttaagGAGAGAGGATACAAAAACATTGTCTCAATTTTAAAAGAAATCCTAAAGATTGACTGAAGTATGATATTTAAACTGTTTTCACATAATTATTGTGGAAAACAGATTGGTACTTCTCCATCTCCTTTTCCATGTAGATAATACCTgtttttatgaataattaatttcCAGTTTTTGTGAAAAATAGTGAAattgaacacacacacacacatatatatatatatataaaattaaggTAGTAATTATCCTTTTCAAAGAAATGAACTTCTAATGA containing:
- the LOC104087818 gene encoding tubby-like F-box protein 5 is translated as MSFKSIVRELREMKDGIGNISRRGVEGRHWRNRTRSHIAPDVAPFDQIEQGQWANLPPELLLDIIRRVEESETTWPARTVVVFCASVCKSWRGVTKEIVRTPEECGKLTFPISLKQPGPRESPIHCFIKRDRDNSVYRLYFGLTPSEDESDKLLLAARRIRRATSTDFVISLVADDFSRASNTYLGKLRSNFLGTKFTIYDSKPPTDASIQEHCRHSRRFRAKQVSPTVPACNYSIATISYELNVLRTRGPRRMHCAMHSIPFSSIQEGGTAPTPTSFPQPFGEKPSPPSVSDAKELAKDVSSAGISSSTASMPLGESLVLKNKAPRWHEQLQCWCLNFKGRVTVASVKNFQLVASVDPSHNVPAEEQEKVILQFGKIGKDIFTMDYRYPLSAFQAFAICLSSFDTKPACE